The Sulfitobacter pacificus genome includes a window with the following:
- a CDS encoding ImmA/IrrE family metallo-endopeptidase, with translation MIVPQKKLSQAIKQSNQITLMLDQVLGSDRFDRGPVDIANLALEFSSHTAPESPIREVLELDIPGCMGALVYGESKPRQWTIVSHTGQSDGRKAYTLGHEFGHYVLHRKLIDEDESFDGGIWCDESSVLRREGVDIEQEADEFAANLLMPLHDFRRQISAKTVPSFDDLSTIAKRYGVSLTAATLRWLEYTETRALLVVSNEGYAHWAKTSKAALKTGHFIKTRNTMYELPASASAVTQDFRQETADGISQPAGVWFDEPVVEMCITSKRYEQEMTLLHLPRKEPVHHADEIEEDAFDKLSEPFRR, from the coding sequence ATGATTGTGCCGCAAAAAAAGCTGTCTCAGGCAATAAAACAATCCAACCAAATCACTCTGATGTTGGACCAGGTGCTTGGAAGTGACAGATTTGATCGTGGGCCAGTCGACATCGCAAACCTTGCACTAGAGTTCTCGTCTCACACCGCGCCAGAGTCGCCAATCCGTGAGGTTTTGGAGTTGGACATCCCAGGCTGTATGGGCGCGCTTGTCTACGGCGAGAGCAAACCGCGCCAATGGACGATTGTATCCCATACTGGCCAATCTGACGGACGCAAGGCCTATACCCTTGGTCATGAATTTGGTCACTACGTTCTCCATAGAAAGCTGATCGATGAGGACGAAAGTTTCGATGGGGGAATCTGGTGCGACGAGAGCAGTGTCTTGCGTCGCGAAGGCGTAGACATTGAGCAAGAAGCAGATGAATTCGCGGCTAATCTATTGATGCCGCTTCATGATTTTCGCAGGCAGATTTCAGCAAAGACGGTCCCGAGTTTCGACGATTTGAGCACAATCGCAAAAAGATATGGCGTTTCTCTCACTGCTGCGACACTTCGGTGGCTTGAATACACGGAGACTCGGGCCCTGCTTGTTGTTTCAAATGAGGGATATGCACATTGGGCAAAGACCAGTAAGGCAGCGTTGAAGACCGGCCACTTCATCAAGACACGAAACACCATGTACGAGCTCCCGGCTTCTGCATCCGCTGTAACTCAAGACTTTCGACAAGAGACAGCCGATGGAATTAGCCAACCCGCAGGTGTGTGGTTTGATGAACCAGTGGTGGAGATGTGCATTACTTCAAAACGGTACGAACAAGAGATGACGCTGCTACATCTTCCGCGCAAAGAACCTGTTCATCACGCAGATGAGATCGAAGAAGACGCATTCGATAAGTTGTCTGAGCCTTTCAGACGATAG
- a CDS encoding helix-turn-helix domain-containing protein — protein MPPKAKFGSRIKELRTEKKMTLDQLAAATESSKSYIWELENKNPPRPSAEKLSAIAKALGVTVDYLFGADEQTKAEAEDVAFFREYSEMPEQTRIQLRAIAKTLTAKKE, from the coding sequence ATGCCCCCCAAAGCCAAATTTGGTTCGAGAATCAAAGAATTGCGCACAGAAAAGAAAATGACATTGGACCAGTTAGCTGCTGCGACAGAGTCCTCCAAGAGCTACATTTGGGAACTCGAAAACAAGAACCCACCGCGACCATCAGCAGAAAAGCTATCAGCCATCGCAAAGGCGCTTGGCGTGACCGTTGACTACCTGTTCGGTGCCGATGAACAGACAAAGGCCGAAGCTGAGGACGTGGCCTTCTTTAGAGAATATTCTGAGATGCCTGAGCAGACGCGTATTCAGTTGCGTGCCATCGCGAAAACACTGACAGCAAAGAAAGAATGA
- a CDS encoding type IV secretion system protein, translating into MSVVTYFVETAEGYLNAAAETQFGAVAATVGTMLVLGTTLVVILVFINTIYQYRAMDGRTAFWLAVKIGLIGAFATNWVQFNILAAAILSGIDSIAGSLVASVGGGSPGPSGTFAEEFDDLIAALGDYLNAAGSELNWMAGALLDTLGVLLLSILGGLAAFIVVASRLMIALLIGIAPIMIFLTLFEVTKDYFARWLSALISFAMYPIVVAGVFATITGVSRALLAELGDPEGASNIGALIPFFMMVLMAKGFIIATPFLVRAISGNIMMPALSAGFGGSYAFARGLAGSQQVYNRYAIGGATGAEYAALRARQFFGVQALPSRPNTAGGPTAAPSGDTTGTGARMLAQLSRLGRLGKR; encoded by the coding sequence ATGAGTGTCGTCACCTACTTCGTGGAAACGGCTGAAGGCTATCTCAATGCCGCTGCCGAAACGCAATTTGGCGCGGTCGCCGCAACAGTCGGAACGATGCTCGTCCTCGGCACCACACTCGTCGTCATTCTGGTTTTCATCAACACGATCTACCAGTATCGCGCCATGGACGGGCGCACGGCCTTCTGGCTCGCTGTGAAAATCGGACTGATAGGCGCATTTGCAACCAACTGGGTACAGTTCAACATCCTTGCTGCGGCGATCCTGAGCGGGATCGACAGCATTGCCGGATCGCTTGTGGCCTCTGTCGGTGGCGGATCACCGGGCCCATCCGGCACCTTTGCCGAGGAGTTCGACGACCTGATTGCAGCGCTCGGAGACTATCTGAATGCCGCGGGATCTGAACTGAACTGGATGGCCGGTGCCCTGCTGGACACCCTCGGGGTTTTGCTGCTTTCGATCCTCGGCGGCTTGGCGGCGTTCATCGTCGTTGCGTCAAGGCTCATGATCGCTCTACTGATCGGGATTGCACCGATCATGATCTTCCTGACCCTCTTTGAAGTGACCAAGGATTACTTCGCGCGTTGGCTTTCGGCGCTGATTTCCTTTGCGATGTACCCTATCGTCGTGGCCGGCGTGTTCGCAACCATCACGGGTGTCTCGCGTGCGCTTCTTGCTGAGTTGGGCGACCCGGAGGGCGCCTCGAATATCGGCGCGCTCATTCCCTTCTTCATGATGGTGCTCATGGCAAAGGGCTTCATCATAGCAACGCCCTTCCTGGTTCGGGCGATTTCGGGAAACATCATGATGCCAGCACTCTCAGCCGGCTTCGGAGGAAGCTATGCCTTTGCCCGAGGGCTTGCAGGCAGCCAACAGGTCTACAACCGCTACGCCATCGGAGGCGCCACCGGGGCCGAATACGCAGCTCTGCGCGCGCGTCAATTCTTTGGTGTGCAAGCGTTGCCAAGCCGACCCAATACTGCGGGCGGGCCAACCGCCGCCCCGTCCGGCGACACAACCGGAACAGGCGCTCGAATGCTCGCGCAGCTTTCAAGGTTGGGTCGTCTGGGGAAACGGTAG
- a CDS encoding TrbG/VirB9 family P-type conjugative transfer protein — translation MISKFFVAALLVLLPGLAFAEAIPRGGPNDNRVRLATYQEGQVYRLSVSLTHVTTVEFGEGESIRSIIAGDTEGFEIDGVPGGQAFAIKPVARGVHTNVTVYTNRRSYYFNVQETRSPTFYVVQFRYPEDNARPTRAIAAPAPNYNYGASARTEFTPTRVWDDGTFTYFEFPRNAPVPAIFRYANGRERTVNTQATEDGVIRVSGVNGQWVLRIGEEVVCIEATPPTGVGS, via the coding sequence TTGATCAGTAAGTTCTTTGTTGCTGCCCTACTTGTCTTGCTGCCCGGCCTCGCCTTTGCCGAAGCCATCCCGCGCGGCGGTCCCAATGACAACCGGGTGCGCTTGGCCACCTATCAAGAGGGCCAGGTCTACCGCCTCAGCGTGTCGCTCACCCATGTTACCACGGTCGAGTTCGGGGAAGGCGAGAGCATCCGCTCGATCATTGCGGGCGACACGGAAGGCTTCGAGATCGACGGGGTGCCGGGTGGCCAGGCCTTTGCGATCAAGCCCGTCGCGCGCGGTGTCCATACCAACGTGACCGTCTATACCAACCGGCGCAGCTACTATTTCAATGTCCAGGAGACCCGCAGCCCGACCTTCTACGTCGTGCAGTTCCGCTACCCCGAGGACAATGCGCGGCCCACGCGTGCCATCGCGGCCCCAGCGCCAAACTACAACTACGGCGCCAGCGCACGCACCGAGTTCACCCCGACCCGCGTCTGGGATGATGGGACCTTCACGTATTTCGAGTTCCCGCGGAACGCGCCGGTGCCGGCGATATTCCGTTACGCCAATGGCCGTGAGCGGACGGTCAACACGCAAGCGACCGAGGACGGCGTGATCCGGGTCTCCGGGGTGAACGGGCAATGGGTTCTACGGATCGGGGAAGAGGTGGTCTGCATCGAGGCCACACCACCTACGGGGGTGGGATCATGA
- a CDS encoding nucleotidyltransferase domain-containing protein translates to MMNPPLGIDPFNDPVDRLLAEIAFSIQLPPSLHQKAVDRYEAVRNHLESTSSVFKDQIEHFYPQGSMSIDATISTKGTDDEYDLDIVAQLGGRFRFMSPLQILIELEEALKGYRGLKVVRQTRCVTLYYQDGMHLDISPSIREIGTCDRQSHICHAKGPVASIDDHMVPMNAYGFADHYRDRTPIEQRVVDSFAKRWEVLNKSNYRADADVDDVPEPTEFVVKNTATLALQLHKRFRNIQFADYEGRVAPSILLSFYAAAAARPNTSLTDMVIRQASFMIVEIENASLYGQLIKVNNPCHELDVFTDRWPESVSQQDDYAKKLKELVAGLEQLKRGQMSPPHMMEWMRSQFGDQVVTRAADAIADEIGYSIKSSSQQYTRTGKLIIPAAATSAAVVRSSKVIASGRDHTFFGKKI, encoded by the coding sequence ATGATGAACCCGCCGCTTGGCATCGACCCCTTTAACGATCCAGTAGATCGTCTTCTTGCTGAGATTGCTTTCAGCATCCAACTTCCACCAAGCCTGCATCAAAAGGCAGTCGACCGCTACGAAGCGGTACGCAATCACCTTGAATCGACGTCCAGCGTCTTCAAGGACCAAATCGAACACTTCTACCCACAAGGTTCGATGTCCATCGACGCCACGATTTCGACCAAAGGCACTGATGACGAATACGACCTCGACATCGTTGCACAGTTAGGTGGTCGATTTCGTTTCATGTCGCCCTTGCAGATCTTGATAGAGTTGGAAGAGGCTCTCAAAGGATATCGAGGACTGAAAGTCGTCCGCCAGACGCGCTGCGTCACGCTGTACTATCAAGATGGCATGCATTTGGACATTTCGCCGTCGATCCGAGAGATAGGCACCTGCGACCGCCAAAGCCATATTTGTCATGCAAAGGGCCCAGTGGCTTCAATTGACGACCACATGGTGCCTATGAACGCTTACGGCTTTGCAGATCACTACCGCGATCGAACACCCATTGAGCAGCGCGTCGTGGACAGCTTTGCCAAGCGTTGGGAAGTATTGAACAAGAGCAACTATCGTGCTGACGCGGATGTCGACGATGTCCCAGAACCAACTGAGTTCGTCGTCAAGAATACCGCTACCCTGGCACTTCAACTCCACAAGCGATTTCGCAACATTCAGTTTGCGGACTATGAAGGACGCGTCGCGCCCTCGATCTTATTGTCGTTCTACGCCGCAGCGGCGGCACGACCGAATACGTCATTGACAGATATGGTCATCCGCCAAGCAAGTTTCATGATCGTTGAGATCGAAAACGCATCCCTTTATGGGCAACTAATCAAAGTGAACAATCCCTGCCATGAGTTGGATGTCTTCACAGATCGCTGGCCCGAGAGCGTCAGTCAGCAAGATGACTATGCCAAAAAACTCAAAGAGTTGGTTGCTGGATTGGAGCAGCTAAAGCGCGGTCAGATGTCGCCTCCGCACATGATGGAATGGATGCGAAGTCAATTTGGGGATCAGGTCGTAACACGCGCCGCCGATGCTATCGCCGATGAGATCGGGTACTCGATCAAAAGCAGTTCTCAGCAATACACACGCACCGGCAAGCTCATCATTCCTGCTGCGGCCACTAGCGCGGCGGTTGTGAGATCTTCAAAAGTAATTGCTTCTGGGCGTGATCATACCTTCTTCGGAAAGAAGATCTGA
- a CDS encoding virB8 family protein, with amino-acid sequence MATEQEIIEEELVYGALRRERLWQRLGLIGLIFGILGCLSAAAVAILDVDPPPVVVPYDPATGFALPEASVGATSVTANQAIIEAEVFRYVTDREVYNQLDNDLRIRSVLRRSDGAAESGLRQIWNSANENYPPTVYGPNARLDVEILSINRIGTNRATVRLRKRLTSINGAQTGLFTATLLFEFRPETRRSIDEVWTNPFGFTVLEYSIRSDRLEN; translated from the coding sequence GTGGCTACTGAACAGGAAATCATCGAGGAAGAACTGGTCTATGGAGCCCTGCGCCGTGAACGGCTCTGGCAACGCCTAGGGCTCATCGGCTTGATTTTCGGCATCCTCGGATGCCTGAGCGCGGCGGCTGTCGCGATCCTCGACGTCGACCCTCCCCCCGTCGTCGTCCCTTACGATCCCGCCACCGGCTTTGCCCTGCCCGAGGCGTCTGTGGGCGCGACGTCGGTCACAGCCAACCAGGCTATCATCGAAGCGGAAGTCTTCCGCTATGTGACCGACCGAGAAGTCTACAATCAGCTCGACAATGATCTGCGCATCCGTAGCGTCTTGCGCCGCTCGGACGGTGCGGCCGAGAGCGGGTTGCGCCAGATCTGGAACAGCGCCAACGAGAACTACCCGCCCACGGTCTATGGCCCGAATGCGCGGCTTGATGTCGAAATCCTCAGCATCAATCGCATCGGCACCAACCGCGCCACGGTCCGCCTGCGCAAGCGCCTGACATCAATCAATGGCGCCCAGACCGGGCTCTTCACCGCCACGCTTCTCTTCGAGTTCCGCCCCGAGACCCGCCGCTCCATCGATGAGGTCTGGACCAATCCTTTCGGCTTCACCGTCCTCGAATATTCCATCCGCTCCGACAGATTGGAGAACTAG
- a CDS encoding ATPase, T2SS/T4P/T4SS family — MSLSYLQTSLDRIDAAARDDVIEICINPDGSCWGEFQGDHFMRKLDQALTATEVKDLGNQIASSANTTMSKDRPIVSVSITYKGRPIRAQVITPPAVLSAMSISLRFFSSLPLDGIALDFLYGKERKLEELRLEKTRELREVVAAGVIDDALAFCVDNKLNMIVSGGTSTGKTVAARKILSHVPAEERIITIEEAAELLPTQPNAVTLIANRDAEFQTADVLLTATLRMRPDRIILGEVRGKEAMTFLEAINTGHGGSMTTLHAETPQLAVQRLAIAALKTEIPMTYADMIQYIENSIDVIIQAGRHDGKRGITEFYLPGTTEIGASQ; from the coding sequence ATGTCGCTGAGCTATCTCCAGACCTCTCTCGACCGGATCGACGCCGCCGCACGCGACGATGTCATCGAGATCTGCATCAACCCCGACGGCAGCTGCTGGGGAGAATTCCAGGGCGATCACTTCATGCGAAAGCTGGACCAGGCGCTGACCGCAACAGAAGTCAAAGACCTGGGCAACCAGATCGCCTCTTCCGCCAATACCACCATGAGCAAGGATCGCCCTATCGTCTCGGTCTCGATCACCTACAAGGGCCGCCCGATCCGTGCGCAGGTCATCACCCCGCCCGCCGTGCTCTCTGCCATGTCGATCAGCCTGCGGTTCTTCTCGAGCCTGCCGCTCGATGGGATCGCGCTGGATTTCCTCTATGGCAAGGAACGCAAGCTAGAAGAACTCCGCCTCGAGAAAACCCGCGAACTTCGAGAGGTCGTGGCTGCAGGCGTCATCGACGATGCGCTGGCCTTCTGCGTCGACAACAAGCTCAACATGATAGTTTCCGGGGGTACGTCCACCGGCAAGACCGTCGCCGCGCGCAAGATCCTCTCTCATGTGCCTGCCGAAGAACGCATCATCACCATCGAAGAAGCCGCCGAGCTTCTGCCGACCCAGCCCAATGCCGTGACGCTCATCGCCAATCGCGACGCGGAATTCCAGACCGCCGATGTGCTGCTCACCGCAACGTTGCGGATGCGCCCGGACCGGATCATCCTCGGCGAGGTGCGCGGCAAGGAGGCGATGACTTTCCTCGAGGCGATCAATACCGGCCATGGCGGTTCCATGACCACCCTGCACGCCGAAACCCCGCAACTTGCCGTGCAGCGTTTAGCGATCGCGGCACTCAAGACTGAGATCCCGATGACCTATGCCGACATGATCCAGTACATCGAGAACTCCATCGATGTAATCATCCAGGCCGGTCGCCACGACGGCAAACGCGGCATCACCGAATTCTACCTCCCTGGCACAACCGAGATTGGAGCTTCCCAATGA
- a CDS encoding type IV secretory system conjugative DNA transfer family protein: MGKARIATGVLLVTLVTGAMGYTIASAVLTYQDLGFGAEIDFAYIAQNYLAILDRRPDDAQLIHLIIGSFAAAGLMLSLALSGSALTRFGQTHWQTAREMKANGFFGAPGTGFILGKLGPPGSRTKYICSKVFPHALIVAPTGRGKTTGFVIPNLLTWQGSAVTLDVKGECFEATARHRTAQGDKVYRFAPTDWEGKRTHRYNPLLRIYQLKDPARQQMELQLLATLFLQSDNDRVQGLLKGGIDLFVAAGLLAFQRKRPTLGEIYRIAASGGNKQKEYFARGHEVDNRAAKLIFTRLASTNNDTLTSYVSLLMTSGLDQWQNPAIDEATAVSDFDFRTIRKKPFSVYLVVQPLMVKPLAPLIRLFFSDLLSAMQEKDPGPDEPWPVMIMLDEFNRLGKMPIVVESIETLRTYRGHLAVVTQTIPALDEIYGENTRRALQGNAGVKLYLTPSDEKTVEELSKAVGKTTKTVVTRSQSIGKNPFEGRSQSTRTEESSLLPEDEARRLPLDEIVMVIDAQMPVRAKRIQYFNDRLFKAIHDAQSGELPFPELGGGGLQGTLPLSMRAMPMTPPPDGPSGSEADVVAGRQAAGGNSSGQTDVAKKKTAPVVQAVVAKEQRQMEMEFGGHVADAEAASAAGEAQMRSAVDGLDDMEAMLREGDGEKLVAR; the protein is encoded by the coding sequence ATGGGAAAAGCGCGGATCGCCACGGGCGTCTTGCTTGTGACGCTGGTGACCGGGGCCATGGGCTATACCATCGCCTCGGCGGTACTGACCTACCAGGATCTCGGCTTCGGGGCTGAGATCGACTTTGCCTACATCGCGCAGAACTATCTGGCGATCCTCGATCGCCGCCCCGATGATGCCCAACTTATTCACCTGATCATCGGCAGCTTCGCCGCCGCCGGCCTGATGCTGAGCCTCGCTCTCTCAGGGTCCGCCCTCACACGCTTTGGCCAGACCCATTGGCAGACCGCGCGCGAGATGAAGGCCAATGGGTTCTTCGGGGCGCCCGGCACCGGGTTCATCCTCGGCAAGCTGGGGCCGCCGGGCTCCCGCACGAAATACATCTGCTCGAAGGTTTTCCCCCACGCGCTGATCGTGGCCCCCACCGGGCGCGGCAAGACCACGGGTTTCGTCATTCCGAACCTGCTGACCTGGCAGGGCTCCGCCGTCACGCTCGATGTGAAGGGCGAATGCTTTGAGGCCACGGCCCGGCACCGCACTGCCCAGGGCGACAAGGTCTATCGTTTTGCCCCCACCGATTGGGAGGGCAAGCGCACACATCGCTACAACCCGCTCCTGCGCATCTATCAACTGAAAGACCCCGCGCGCCAGCAGATGGAATTGCAGCTCCTGGCGACGCTCTTCCTGCAGAGCGACAACGACCGAGTGCAGGGCCTCCTCAAGGGCGGGATCGATCTCTTCGTGGCGGCAGGCCTGCTGGCCTTCCAGCGCAAGCGCCCCACCTTGGGCGAAATCTACCGCATCGCCGCCTCGGGTGGGAACAAGCAGAAGGAGTATTTCGCACGCGGCCATGAGGTCGACAACCGGGCCGCCAAGCTGATCTTCACGCGGCTGGCCTCGACCAACAACGACACGCTGACCTCCTATGTCTCGCTCCTGATGACCTCGGGGCTCGATCAATGGCAGAACCCGGCCATCGATGAGGCGACGGCGGTGTCAGACTTTGATTTCCGGACGATCCGCAAGAAGCCCTTTTCGGTCTATCTCGTGGTCCAGCCCTTGATGGTGAAGCCGCTCGCGCCGCTGATCCGCCTCTTCTTCTCCGATCTCCTCTCTGCCATGCAGGAAAAGGATCCCGGGCCAGACGAGCCTTGGCCGGTGATGATCATGCTCGACGAGTTCAATCGCCTCGGCAAGATGCCCATCGTGGTCGAGAGCATCGAGACCCTGCGGACCTATCGCGGCCATTTGGCCGTGGTCACCCAAACCATCCCCGCCCTCGATGAAATCTACGGCGAGAACACCCGCCGCGCCCTGCAGGGGAATGCGGGCGTGAAGCTCTACCTGACGCCCTCCGATGAAAAGACCGTCGAGGAGCTGAGCAAGGCTGTCGGCAAGACCACCAAGACTGTCGTCACGCGCTCCCAGTCCATCGGCAAGAACCCCTTTGAGGGACGCAGCCAATCCACACGGACCGAAGAGAGCTCTCTGCTCCCTGAAGACGAAGCGCGCCGCCTGCCGCTCGACGAGATCGTCATGGTCATCGATGCGCAAATGCCTGTCCGTGCTAAACGGATCCAGTATTTTAACGATCGGCTGTTTAAGGCGATTCACGATGCGCAATCAGGCGAATTGCCGTTTCCGGAACTGGGGGGAGGGGGACTGCAAGGCACGCTGCCGCTGAGCATGCGCGCGATGCCGATGACACCGCCGCCGGACGGGCCCAGTGGATCTGAAGCCGATGTGGTGGCCGGACGCCAGGCTGCTGGTGGCAATTCTTCAGGGCAAACCGATGTCGCCAAAAAGAAGACAGCACCTGTAGTTCAAGCTGTCGTCGCAAAGGAACAGCGGCAGATGGAGATGGAGTTTGGGGGCCACGTCGCGGATGCGGAGGCTGCGAGCGCCGCGGGTGAGGCGCAAATGCGCTCTGCAGTCGATGGCTTGGACGACATGGAAGCGATGTTGCGAGAGGGGGATGGCGAAAAGCTGGTTGCTCGATAG
- a CDS encoding TrbI/VirB10 family protein encodes MSDTGNADLEKRLAALEQGKGAGSPPAPRRSPLLALVVVLAIGAGGTLLYVLSQPEEEEALPTATPDVFQNEGDGFGAIETLPPPEPEVVLVAPEPAEPNAELLAQLAALQAQIEELRNAPEPVVEEDTAAAEAIDALTAQIAALQAASQAAQQQFRDELTARDRELEQLRMDLELAQLEANRPLPAPIGPTEDELRAREEERLRREEEARRLAELERRAAEERAFRERRITSPTIAFGGTSGANETALTERTFGEVTDFVLNGALPTSVTQAEVIANPSNTIIQGTMIQAVMETALDSSLPGQTRAVVSEDVFSFDGSRLLIPRGSRLIGRYRSGVDIAQRRVTIAWDRIILPDNQTIQISSFGGDELGRSGVTGFVDTRFDERFGSAALISLISAAPSAAAANVQDETTADVLEDVGDDLADATDSVIGDYLSIGPVIYVDQGARVTVMVDRDLEIF; translated from the coding sequence ATGAGCGACACCGGAAACGCGGACCTCGAGAAACGTCTCGCCGCCCTCGAGCAGGGCAAGGGCGCAGGTTCGCCCCCTGCCCCAAGGCGCTCACCGCTGCTCGCTTTGGTCGTTGTCCTCGCGATCGGCGCGGGCGGTACATTGCTCTATGTCCTGTCCCAACCCGAGGAAGAGGAAGCCCTGCCCACGGCGACACCGGACGTGTTCCAAAACGAAGGCGACGGGTTTGGCGCCATCGAAACTCTGCCCCCACCCGAACCCGAAGTGGTGCTGGTCGCACCCGAACCGGCGGAACCCAACGCCGAGCTTCTGGCGCAGCTCGCCGCCCTTCAGGCCCAGATCGAAGAGTTGCGCAATGCGCCCGAACCCGTCGTCGAAGAAGATACCGCTGCCGCCGAAGCCATCGATGCGCTGACAGCGCAGATAGCCGCCCTGCAAGCCGCGTCACAAGCCGCGCAACAGCAGTTCCGAGACGAACTCACAGCCCGTGATCGGGAATTGGAGCAACTCCGCATGGACCTCGAACTTGCGCAGCTTGAGGCAAACCGGCCCCTTCCGGCACCCATCGGTCCCACAGAGGACGAGTTGCGTGCACGGGAAGAAGAACGGCTCCGCCGCGAGGAGGAAGCAAGACGGCTCGCGGAACTTGAACGCCGCGCGGCCGAGGAACGTGCGTTTCGGGAGCGCCGCATCACATCGCCCACCATCGCCTTTGGCGGCACCTCGGGTGCAAATGAAACCGCGCTGACCGAACGCACCTTCGGCGAGGTGACGGATTTTGTGCTGAACGGCGCACTGCCCACGTCGGTGACGCAAGCCGAGGTCATCGCCAACCCGTCCAACACCATCATCCAGGGCACGATGATCCAGGCCGTCATGGAAACCGCCCTCGACAGCTCCCTGCCCGGCCAGACCCGGGCCGTCGTTTCCGAAGACGTGTTCAGCTTCGATGGTTCCCGCCTTCTGATCCCGCGCGGCTCACGCCTGATCGGGCGGTATCGCTCAGGCGTAGATATCGCGCAGCGCCGCGTTACGATCGCCTGGGACCGGATCATCCTGCCCGACAACCAGACGATCCAGATCAGCTCCTTCGGGGGAGACGAGCTTGGCCGTTCAGGTGTCACCGGCTTTGTCGACACTCGATTTGATGAGCGTTTCGGCTCTGCGGCGCTGATTTCTCTGATCTCCGCCGCGCCGAGCGCCGCCGCTGCAAATGTTCAGGACGAGACCACCGCGGATGTGCTCGAAGACGTGGGCGATGATCTTGCCGATGCCACGGACAGCGTGATTGGCGACTATCTCTCCATCGGCCCCGTTATCTATGTCGACCAGGGCGCCCGCGTCACCGTAATGGTCGACCGTGATCTGGAGATTTTCTAA
- a CDS encoding CBASS cGAMP-activated phospholipase: MNQIKPRRSDGTIQQRRIKQPWPQDRLFKILSIDGGGIRGVFPAAYLAELENRFLSGSSIASHFDMVAGTSTGGIIALALAKGLTAQNALRIYLDKGEEIFPPLIGTDRLIRLVKSVSKPKHDQEILRSALSEEFGDELFGAAQIRCVIPCFEGLHGEPFIYKTPHHPDYTLDQHKRMVEIALHTSAAPTVFPAVQNDGYIMVDGGLFANNPIMNALVDAVACFDVPFENIRILSIGTGEETFSLSERAQNGGLKDWAIALPFLAAFRAQSKNALGQAYLLAGKENVVRIDVPESAQQIGLDDVTRATQELPLTARALVEGSGHYVKSVFLA, encoded by the coding sequence ATGAACCAAATCAAACCGCGCCGCTCAGACGGTACCATTCAACAAAGGCGCATTAAACAGCCATGGCCGCAAGATCGTCTATTCAAGATACTGTCCATCGATGGAGGTGGTATCCGCGGGGTTTTTCCAGCCGCGTACCTTGCAGAACTTGAAAATCGGTTCCTGTCAGGCAGTTCTATCGCGAGCCACTTCGATATGGTTGCAGGCACATCGACAGGCGGGATCATTGCGCTTGCCTTAGCCAAGGGACTGACTGCACAGAATGCACTTCGCATATATCTCGACAAAGGTGAGGAAATCTTTCCACCCTTGATCGGCACCGACAGACTGATCCGCCTGGTCAAATCCGTCAGCAAACCAAAGCATGACCAAGAAATACTGCGTTCTGCGCTCAGCGAGGAATTTGGTGACGAGTTATTTGGCGCAGCGCAGATCCGATGTGTCATACCCTGCTTTGAAGGGCTGCACGGAGAGCCGTTTATCTACAAAACACCGCATCACCCTGATTACACATTGGATCAGCACAAGCGAATGGTAGAAATCGCACTGCATACCAGCGCAGCACCTACAGTGTTTCCCGCGGTTCAAAATGACGGCTATATCATGGTCGATGGTGGTCTCTTTGCAAACAATCCGATCATGAATGCCTTAGTTGATGCAGTTGCTTGCTTTGACGTTCCTTTCGAAAACATACGCATCTTGTCCATTGGAACTGGTGAGGAGACATTTTCCCTGAGTGAGCGTGCGCAGAACGGTGGGCTCAAAGACTGGGCCATTGCGCTTCCATTTCTCGCTGCATTCAGAGCGCAGTCCAAGAACGCACTTGGGCAAGCTTATTTGCTAGCTGGAAAGGAAAACGTTGTCCGCATTGATGTGCCCGAAAGCGCTCAGCAGATCGGGCTGGATGATGTCACCCGTGCTACACAAGAGCTGCCCTTAACGGCCCGCGCTCTCGTCGAAGGATCTGGGCACTATGTGAAAAGTGTTTTCCTAGCTTAG